A part of Haloarchaeobius sp. HME9146 genomic DNA contains:
- a CDS encoding ATP-binding protein, which translates to MKSETIDVLVVDRLESAAETVRHIEDQTDEMRLRLSSDVSDARGVVETGDIDCVVSNFEIPRPDGIEFVGAFELLETVREVDGDLPFVLFTDVGNEAIAETAIARGVTEYVPRTAAEQSYQRLIGRVERAVAFRRADRRAERQARINEVIRDVNQSLVRAADRSEIETTVCDQLAGDRGYSFAWWGTPGSDTLETAAVVCDGEERDAMPADATPLPTALDGEEVAVASGIAACEDWAEMTEETPQAVAAVPIAYQGTTYGVVALGSVASDGLDETERTVLAELGDTIAYAINATETRVALRRQNERLDTFASIVSHDLRNPLGVAQAYLGELDTDHEAVDDDAVEAIDESLDRMEELVADVLQLAREGRDAYEAAVVDLGVAVDRAWSSVDTQDATLRVGDGCGYLLADESRLAQVLENLFRNSVEHGGSGVTVTVDQCPDTEGFYVADDGSGIAEADREQVLESGYSGSDGTGLGLAIVSQVAEGHGWSVAITESESGGARFEFTGVDRP; encoded by the coding sequence ATGAAGTCGGAGACCATCGACGTGCTGGTGGTAGACCGACTGGAGTCCGCAGCCGAGACCGTCCGCCACATCGAGGACCAGACGGACGAGATGCGCCTCCGCCTCTCCAGCGACGTCTCCGACGCCAGGGGGGTCGTCGAGACCGGCGACATCGACTGCGTCGTGAGCAACTTCGAGATACCCCGCCCGGACGGCATCGAGTTCGTCGGGGCGTTCGAACTCCTCGAGACCGTCCGCGAGGTCGACGGCGACCTCCCGTTCGTCCTCTTCACCGACGTGGGGAACGAGGCCATCGCCGAGACCGCCATCGCCCGCGGGGTCACCGAGTACGTCCCTCGCACCGCCGCCGAACAGTCCTACCAGCGCCTCATCGGGCGCGTCGAGCGCGCTGTCGCCTTCCGGCGAGCCGACCGCCGCGCCGAGCGACAGGCGCGTATCAACGAGGTCATCCGGGACGTGAACCAGTCGCTCGTCCGGGCCGCCGACCGGAGCGAGATCGAGACGACGGTGTGCGACCAGCTCGCGGGCGACCGCGGCTACTCGTTCGCCTGGTGGGGCACCCCCGGCTCCGACACGCTGGAGACCGCAGCCGTGGTCTGTGACGGCGAGGAACGGGACGCGATGCCTGCCGACGCCACGCCGCTCCCGACCGCACTCGACGGCGAGGAGGTGGCCGTCGCGAGCGGCATCGCGGCCTGCGAGGACTGGGCCGAGATGACCGAGGAGACGCCGCAGGCGGTCGCCGCGGTCCCCATCGCCTACCAGGGCACGACCTACGGGGTGGTCGCACTCGGGTCGGTGGCCTCCGACGGCCTCGACGAGACCGAGCGCACCGTCCTCGCCGAGCTGGGCGACACCATCGCGTACGCCATCAACGCGACCGAGACGCGCGTCGCGCTGCGCCGGCAGAACGAGCGCCTCGACACGTTCGCGAGCATAGTCAGCCACGATTTGCGTAACCCGCTCGGGGTCGCCCAGGCATATCTCGGCGAACTCGATACGGACCACGAGGCGGTCGACGACGACGCCGTCGAGGCCATCGACGAGTCGCTGGACCGGATGGAGGAACTCGTCGCCGACGTGCTCCAGCTCGCCCGCGAGGGCCGCGACGCCTACGAGGCGGCCGTCGTCGACCTCGGCGTCGCCGTCGACCGTGCGTGGAGCAGCGTCGACACGCAGGACGCGACCCTCCGGGTCGGCGACGGCTGTGGCTACCTGCTCGCCGACGAGTCACGCCTCGCGCAGGTGCTCGAGAACCTCTTCCGAAATTCAGTTGAACACGGCGGGTCGGGCGTGACCGTGACCGTCGACCAGTGCCCCGACACCGAGGGATTCTACGTCGCCGACGACGGGTCGGGCATCGCCGAAGCCGACCGGGAGCAGGTGCTCGAATCCGGCTACTCCGGTTCCGACGGGACCGGCCTCGGTCTCGCCATCGTCTCGCAGGTCGCCGAGGGCCACGGCTGGTCGGTCGCCATCACGGAGAGCGAGTCGGGTGGCGCGCGCTTCGAGTTCACCGGCGTCGACCGTCCCTGA
- a CDS encoding enoyl-CoA hydratase/isomerase family protein, whose protein sequence is MSASESLQNTPVDYEYDDAADVARITLSRPDSLNAVTRPLYDGVRAGLDAAAADDARVVVLQGEGRAFCVGADMKGHDEAERTPAEKRAYVEAAQETCLAVQTHPAPVVVKVQGYAIGAGAELALSADCIVMATDAEMRFPEVSIGTYVGGGVTYTLPERVGRAKARELVLTAATVEGTEAGEMGLATEVVPPAALDEAVDDLAETLASHAPIPMQHAKEQFRREPDRDHLLTAEADALLACMETDDWQEGVDAFAEDREPVFRGE, encoded by the coding sequence ATGTCTGCTTCCGAATCACTGCAGAACACACCCGTCGACTACGAGTACGACGATGCGGCGGACGTCGCTCGTATCACGCTGTCGCGCCCCGACAGTCTGAACGCCGTCACCAGACCGCTGTACGACGGCGTCCGGGCCGGCCTCGACGCCGCTGCGGCCGACGACGCCAGGGTCGTCGTCCTGCAGGGCGAGGGTCGCGCCTTCTGCGTCGGTGCCGATATGAAGGGACACGACGAGGCCGAGCGCACGCCGGCCGAGAAGCGAGCGTACGTCGAGGCCGCACAGGAGACCTGTCTGGCGGTCCAGACGCATCCTGCACCCGTGGTCGTGAAGGTCCAGGGGTACGCCATCGGCGCGGGCGCGGAACTGGCGCTGAGTGCCGATTGCATCGTGATGGCCACGGACGCCGAGATGCGATTCCCCGAGGTGTCCATCGGTACCTACGTCGGCGGCGGCGTCACGTACACGCTCCCCGAGCGCGTCGGGCGGGCGAAGGCCCGCGAACTCGTCCTGACCGCGGCGACCGTCGAGGGGACCGAGGCCGGTGAGATGGGCCTCGCGACCGAGGTCGTCCCACCGGCGGCCCTCGACGAGGCGGTCGACGACCTCGCGGAGACCCTCGCCAGCCACGCCCCCATCCCGATGCAGCACGCGAAAGAACAGTTCCGGCGGGAACCCGACCGCGACCACCTGTTGACCGCGGAGGCCGACGCCCTGCTGGCCTGTATGGAGACGGACGACTGGCAGGAGGGCGTCGACGCGTTCGCCGAGGACCGAGAACCGGTGTTCAGGGGTGAGTGA
- a CDS encoding enoyl-CoA hydratase/isomerase family protein, producing MTDVVRVERPTEHVATVWLDRPDAMNAYNEALLTGLVAELESLDDDDSVRAVVLTGAGEAFCAGVDLTDMPLTPEMDFADYEHGLGLFQDVVRTIRSLSVPVVAAVNGYALGAGCDTALACDFRMVSTEATMGETFIDVGFVPGDGGAYLLPRLVGEERAKELIFTGKKLSGEELVEWGLARSCEPAGDLREAAESFAAALTEQPPIALAQSKRLVNESHEVDLETAFDHATRAQRICSQTRDHEEAVAAFREDREPEFEGR from the coding sequence ATGACTGACGTGGTCCGGGTCGAGCGGCCGACCGAGCACGTCGCGACGGTCTGGCTCGACCGACCGGACGCGATGAACGCCTACAACGAGGCGTTGTTGACCGGGCTCGTGGCCGAACTCGAATCGCTGGACGATGACGACTCGGTCCGCGCCGTGGTCCTGACCGGTGCCGGCGAGGCGTTCTGTGCCGGCGTCGACCTGACCGATATGCCCCTGACCCCGGAGATGGACTTCGCGGACTACGAACACGGCCTCGGCCTGTTCCAGGACGTCGTTCGGACGATCCGGTCGCTGTCGGTCCCGGTCGTCGCCGCGGTGAACGGGTACGCCCTCGGCGCGGGCTGCGACACGGCGCTCGCGTGTGACTTCCGGATGGTCTCGACCGAGGCGACGATGGGTGAGACGTTCATCGACGTGGGGTTCGTGCCGGGAGACGGCGGGGCGTACCTCCTGCCCCGGCTGGTCGGCGAGGAGCGCGCGAAAGAACTCATCTTCACCGGGAAGAAGCTCTCCGGCGAGGAGCTCGTCGAGTGGGGACTGGCGCGGTCGTGCGAACCCGCGGGTGACCTGCGGGAGGCCGCCGAATCGTTCGCCGCGGCCCTCACCGAACAGCCCCCCATCGCGCTCGCACAGAGTAAACGGCTCGTCAACGAGAGCCACGAGGTCGACCTGGAGACCGCGTTCGACCACGCGACCCGGGCCCAGCGCATCTGCTCGCAGACGCGGGACCACGAGGAGGCGGTCGCGGCGTTCCGGGAGGACCGGGAGCCGGAGTTCGAGGGCCGCTAG
- a CDS encoding HpcH/HpaI aldolase/citrate lyase family protein codes for MTNATAAALAAGESALGAWVESASPRLAEALSTTRLDWLGIDMEHTPVGPREVESLVRAIEPEATPIVRLPSVEYAVARGCKLALDAGAGGVIVPRVESAADAEAAVRAATFPPDGDRGVAGSVRANGFGEGFDEHVATADAETLVVVQIETAAGVENADDIVSVPAVDVAFVGENDLSASYGTPGEKGRDAVQDGVETVRRAASDAGIHAGVAARDRAARERRAERGFRFFLLGGDCSLARDGLAARLGD; via the coding sequence ATGACGAACGCGACGGCAGCCGCGCTGGCAGCCGGCGAGTCGGCGCTCGGTGCCTGGGTCGAGTCCGCGAGTCCCCGGCTGGCCGAGGCGCTCTCGACCACCCGGCTCGACTGGCTCGGCATCGACATGGAACACACACCGGTCGGACCCCGCGAGGTGGAATCGCTCGTCCGCGCCATCGAACCCGAGGCGACGCCCATCGTGCGACTCCCGTCCGTCGAGTACGCCGTGGCGAGGGGCTGCAAGCTCGCACTCGACGCCGGGGCTGGCGGGGTCATCGTCCCCCGCGTCGAGTCCGCGGCCGACGCCGAGGCGGCGGTCCGGGCCGCGACGTTCCCACCCGATGGCGACCGCGGCGTCGCCGGCAGCGTCCGGGCGAACGGGTTCGGCGAGGGGTTCGACGAGCACGTCGCGACGGCGGACGCCGAGACGCTGGTCGTCGTCCAGATAGAGACCGCAGCGGGCGTCGAGAACGCCGACGACATCGTCTCCGTGCCGGCTGTCGACGTGGCGTTCGTCGGCGAGAACGACCTGTCGGCGTCATACGGGACACCCGGCGAGAAGGGACGAGACGCGGTGCAAGACGGTGTCGAGACGGTGCGCCGAGCCGCCAGCGACGCCGGCATCCACGCCGGGGTCGCCGCCCGTGACCGTGCGGCGCGAGAGCGTCGGGCGGAACGGGGATTCCGGTTCTTCCTGCTCGGCGGCGACTGCTCGCTCGCGCGAGACGGGCTGGCCGCCAGACTCGGGGACTAG
- a CDS encoding acetate--CoA ligase family protein, which yields MSDVHDDQLQRILAPDSVAVVGASTDPQKRGHQAIATLEAGGYEGDVYPVNPSADEIRGRTVYDSVSDIPEPVDLALVVVPAPVVPSVLEDCADTDLAGAVVVAVGFGETGDEGEALERRIVDLANQHDIRLIGPNTSGMINVHEGLNLVGAENVPAGDVALLCQSGNLAIALFMEAMGVPGLGFSHYVGVGNESDLRFDEYLPFYAEDDETAAITLYVEGMSDGRAFLQRAREVTPDTPIVALKGGRSEVGKQSTSSHTGSMAGDAAVADAVFGQAGVISVERADELLPTAGALGSLPPADGENVAILADGGGHATLAADALAEQGLSVPDLTAETQDRLREVLPDAASVVNPVDVAGGTDDDPTVFYDCAAAIAADPNVDALLLSGLFGGYGIRFSDALAEPELDAAHDIAGLVDEQDIPVVVQSAYESAEPDAHAVLRERGIPVQESLEVATRTIAALATYGDHCARADRKSDFRLTPDAADDATLAGAVDDTGGDLSEYEAREVVSQHDVPLSPYELATGAEDAAAAADRFDGPVAMKVVSPDIVHKSDVGGVALDVTDDPGDTYRDLVGAARDHDADATVEGVLVSPMREDGVELVVGVVEDEQFGHVAMVGIGGVFVEVLEDVAFRALPLTQADAREMLADLDAQELLDGARGAEPVDRAALVDLLVAVSRFVEANPRVTELDLNPVLASGSDVEALDAAMTVRPAGRNGSGEPAEQASEESADD from the coding sequence GTGAGTGACGTGCACGACGACCAGCTCCAGCGCATCCTCGCCCCGGACTCCGTGGCGGTCGTCGGTGCCTCGACGGACCCGCAAAAGCGCGGGCACCAGGCCATCGCCACCCTCGAAGCGGGCGGCTACGAGGGTGACGTCTACCCCGTCAACCCCAGCGCGGACGAGATCCGCGGGCGGACCGTCTACGACAGCGTCTCCGACATCCCCGAGCCGGTGGACCTCGCGCTCGTCGTGGTGCCCGCACCCGTCGTCCCGAGCGTCCTGGAGGACTGCGCCGACACCGACCTCGCCGGGGCGGTCGTCGTCGCTGTCGGCTTCGGCGAGACCGGCGACGAGGGCGAGGCACTCGAACGGCGCATCGTCGACCTCGCGAACCAGCACGACATCCGGCTCATCGGGCCGAACACGTCCGGGATGATAAATGTCCACGAGGGGCTGAACCTCGTCGGCGCGGAGAACGTTCCGGCCGGTGACGTCGCCTTGCTCTGCCAGAGCGGGAACCTCGCCATCGCGCTGTTCATGGAGGCGATGGGCGTCCCCGGACTCGGCTTCAGCCACTACGTCGGCGTCGGCAACGAGTCCGACCTCCGGTTCGACGAGTACCTGCCGTTCTACGCCGAAGACGACGAGACAGCGGCCATCACGCTGTACGTCGAGGGGATGAGCGACGGCCGGGCGTTCCTCCAGCGCGCCCGCGAGGTCACCCCGGACACCCCCATCGTCGCGCTGAAGGGCGGCCGTTCGGAGGTCGGCAAGCAGTCGACCAGCTCGCACACCGGTTCGATGGCCGGCGACGCCGCGGTCGCGGACGCCGTCTTCGGGCAGGCCGGCGTGATCAGCGTCGAGCGCGCTGACGAACTGCTGCCGACGGCCGGGGCGCTGGGGTCGCTCCCACCAGCCGACGGTGAGAACGTCGCCATCCTCGCGGACGGGGGTGGACACGCGACCCTCGCCGCCGACGCGCTCGCCGAACAGGGGCTTTCGGTGCCTGACCTCACCGCCGAGACCCAGGACCGACTCCGGGAGGTCCTGCCCGATGCGGCGAGCGTCGTCAACCCGGTCGACGTGGCCGGCGGCACCGACGACGACCCGACCGTCTTCTACGACTGTGCCGCCGCCATCGCGGCCGACCCGAACGTCGACGCCCTGCTGCTCTCGGGGTTGTTCGGCGGCTACGGCATCCGGTTCTCGGATGCCCTCGCGGAACCGGAACTCGACGCGGCCCACGACATCGCGGGCCTCGTCGACGAGCAGGACATCCCCGTCGTGGTCCAGAGCGCCTACGAGAGCGCCGAGCCAGACGCTCACGCGGTCCTGCGCGAGCGGGGCATCCCGGTTCAGGAATCGCTGGAGGTGGCCACCCGGACCATCGCCGCGCTCGCGACCTACGGCGACCACTGCGCGCGGGCCGACCGGAAGTCGGATTTCCGGCTCACCCCCGACGCCGCGGACGACGCGACCCTCGCCGGGGCCGTCGACGACACCGGTGGCGACCTCTCGGAGTACGAGGCCCGCGAGGTGGTCTCGCAACACGACGTGCCGCTCTCGCCCTACGAACTGGCGACCGGGGCCGAGGATGCGGCCGCGGCGGCCGACCGGTTCGACGGGCCGGTCGCGATGAAGGTCGTCTCGCCCGACATCGTCCACAAGTCCGACGTCGGCGGGGTCGCCCTCGACGTGACCGACGACCCGGGCGACACCTACCGCGACCTCGTCGGGGCCGCACGGGACCACGACGCCGACGCGACCGTCGAGGGCGTGCTCGTCTCCCCGATGCGCGAGGACGGCGTCGAGCTCGTCGTCGGCGTCGTCGAGGACGAGCAGTTCGGCCACGTGGCCATGGTCGGCATCGGCGGTGTGTTCGTGGAGGTACTGGAGGACGTGGCGTTCAGGGCCCTGCCCCTGACACAGGCCGACGCCCGCGAGATGCTGGCCGACCTCGACGCCCAGGAACTCCTCGACGGGGCTCGCGGCGCGGAGCCGGTCGACCGCGCGGCGCTGGTCGACCTGCTCGTGGCGGTCTCGCGGTTCGTCGAGGCGAACCCGCGCGTCACGGAACTCGACCTCAACCCGGTGCTCGCGAGCGGGAGCGACGTGGAGGCGCTCGACGCCGCGATGACGGTCCGACCGGCGGGCCGGAACGGGTCCGGGGAGCCGGCCGAGCAGGCCAGCGAGGAGTCCGCCGATGACTGA
- a CDS encoding ABC transporter permease: protein MSNEQTKRKRLVAAFSGRTRQLQLALLPSSLWLVLLLLAPITFMVTVSFLQVNDAYQIVWEPTLQNYTTLFSGSGPFWESSFYKSLILSYEIALVTTILCLVLAFPLAYFLAQADGRTFKIVIFLVLLPFFTMYLVRAYSWFLMFGPNGVINATLQTVGIVDGPVELFNFGKLAIIVGLVHAYFPYMLLSLYASLDGIDFTLIEAARDLGASRATVVKDIIVPLTLPGIISGSLFVFVPALGAFITPRFLGQGKVLMIGQLIEERINSLYAIDYGSAASMFIVVSIVVAFAVAFRYVSIEDIGGV from the coding sequence ATGTCAAACGAGCAGACGAAGCGGAAGCGACTGGTGGCGGCGTTCAGCGGGCGAACCCGCCAGCTCCAGCTGGCGCTCCTCCCGAGCAGCCTCTGGCTGGTGTTGCTCCTGCTGGCCCCCATCACGTTCATGGTGACCGTCAGCTTCCTGCAGGTCAACGACGCCTACCAGATCGTCTGGGAACCGACGCTGCAAAACTACACCACGCTGTTCAGCGGCTCGGGCCCGTTCTGGGAGTCGTCGTTCTACAAGTCGCTGATCCTGTCGTACGAGATCGCGCTGGTGACGACCATCCTGTGTCTGGTGCTGGCGTTCCCGCTCGCGTACTTCCTGGCACAGGCCGACGGACGGACGTTCAAGATCGTCATCTTCCTCGTCCTGTTGCCGTTCTTCACGATGTACCTCGTCCGGGCGTACTCGTGGTTCCTGATGTTCGGGCCGAACGGGGTGATAAACGCGACGTTGCAGACGGTCGGCATCGTCGACGGCCCGGTGGAACTGTTCAACTTCGGGAAGCTCGCCATCATCGTCGGGCTGGTCCACGCGTACTTCCCGTACATGCTGCTGTCGCTGTACGCCAGCCTCGACGGCATCGACTTCACCCTGATAGAGGCCGCACGCGACCTCGGCGCGAGCCGGGCAACCGTGGTCAAGGACATCATCGTTCCGCTGACCCTGCCCGGCATCATCAGCGGGAGCCTGTTCGTGTTCGTGCCCGCGCTGGGCGCGTTCATCACGCCGCGCTTCCTGGGTCAGGGGAAGGTGCTCATGATCGGCCAGCTCATCGAGGAACGAATCAACTCGCTGTACGCTATCGACTACGGCAGTGCGGCGTCGATGTTCATCGTCGTCTCCATCGTCGTCGCGTTCGCCGTGGCGTTCCGGTACGTCAGCATCGAAGACATCGGAGGTGTGTGA
- a CDS encoding PotD/PotF family extracellular solute-binding protein: MPRGNKGQHEGETESTPTRRRTFLKSAGAASAASMLGLAGCLGGLTGGGGTTTINIYTWEEYKDFKEQIEDKLDITVEYTIGTSSAKMFSAFNSGQDSQYDVVIPNNNYIPKLQQAGLLAPLQKDAVPNFDNLYGKFKEFANTQFAADGDIYGVPIRFGWYGVSYDSRKIENPEKSYSELWNEENKGDIIMYDNHFKSMSAAALSLGYTEAFEGSKVSLSDSQIEKVKEKLIEQKSLLQGYIAADPTYIKSFRQGNHTIGLSGRNEIVEMWANGDDWPELYVPKEGSLAWFEGAGVSAKSDNKEMAWKVVNEYIGAKTGAELAKVGYSPSCNPSTQEHLSSEQNEMFGKVDPGRLDGFIPFKAVENEEKWVTAWEDVKTA; this comes from the coding sequence ATGCCACGCGGTAACAAAGGTCAGCACGAGGGTGAAACGGAGTCGACACCGACCAGGCGGCGGACGTTCCTGAAAAGCGCAGGCGCGGCGAGCGCAGCGTCGATGCTGGGTCTCGCAGGGTGCCTCGGTGGTCTGACCGGCGGTGGTGGGACGACGACCATCAACATCTACACCTGGGAGGAGTACAAGGACTTCAAAGAGCAGATCGAGGACAAACTCGACATCACGGTGGAGTACACCATCGGGACGTCCTCGGCGAAGATGTTCTCGGCGTTCAACTCGGGACAGGACTCCCAGTACGACGTCGTCATCCCGAACAACAACTACATCCCCAAACTGCAGCAGGCGGGGCTGCTGGCACCGCTCCAGAAGGACGCCGTGCCGAACTTCGACAACCTGTACGGGAAGTTCAAGGAGTTCGCCAACACGCAGTTCGCCGCCGACGGAGACATCTACGGCGTCCCCATCCGGTTCGGCTGGTACGGTGTCTCCTACGACTCCCGCAAGATCGAGAACCCCGAGAAGTCCTACTCCGAGCTCTGGAACGAGGAGAACAAGGGGGACATCATCATGTACGACAACCACTTCAAGTCGATGAGCGCGGCGGCGCTCTCACTCGGGTACACGGAGGCGTTCGAGGGCTCGAAGGTGAGCCTCTCCGATTCGCAGATCGAGAAGGTCAAAGAGAAGCTCATCGAGCAGAAGTCCCTGCTCCAGGGGTACATCGCGGCGGACCCGACGTACATCAAGTCCTTCCGCCAGGGCAACCACACCATCGGCCTCTCGGGTCGTAACGAGATCGTCGAGATGTGGGCCAACGGTGACGACTGGCCCGAACTGTACGTCCCGAAGGAGGGGTCGCTCGCGTGGTTCGAGGGCGCGGGCGTCTCCGCGAAGTCTGACAACAAGGAGATGGCCTGGAAGGTCGTCAACGAGTACATCGGCGCGAAGACGGGTGCCGAACTGGCCAAGGTGGGCTACTCGCCCAGCTGTAACCCGAGCACCCAGGAGCACCTCTCCAGCGAACAGAACGAGATGTTCGGCAAGGTCGACCCGGGCCGCCTCGACGGGTTCATCCCGTTCAAGGCGGTCGAGAACGAGGAGAAGTGGGTGACCGCCTGGGAGGACGTGAAGACCGCCTAG
- a CDS encoding CopG family transcriptional regulator: protein MPKISVEIPQELLDDLDDHVGDDGKFVNRSDAIRSSIRKNLDILDEIDARHDRLDDDS from the coding sequence ATGCCCAAGATAAGCGTCGAGATTCCGCAGGAACTCCTCGACGACCTGGACGACCACGTCGGCGACGACGGGAAGTTCGTGAACCGGAGCGACGCCATCCGGTCGTCGATCCGGAAGAATCTGGATATCCTCGACGAGATAGACGCACGTCACGACCGGCTGGACGACGATTCGTAG
- a CDS encoding ABC transporter permease has product MATETRTDTGTETSSELVGHELRERLLSGGFRVLAGALLVFLWIPLGVMVILSFMENSSTFFPFRGVTLDHYAATFADEALMSSLFTSVQVATFSAVIATVLGVLASFGLARYDFPYKEMYRTLGILPMVIPGVVLGIALLIYFQTLLGISPGFLTLVLTHSVYGFPFVLLIVTARMYTFDESLEEAARDLGADPLTVFRDVTFPVIAPAIGAGFLFAWIRSFEDFIRAHFVKGVMDVLTTTMFGMIKFGAAPKMNAISSFIVLIIGVVLAVAMNLGNVTEYVAGTEGE; this is encoded by the coding sequence ATGGCAACCGAGACACGAACCGACACCGGCACCGAGACGTCGTCCGAACTGGTCGGCCACGAACTGCGCGAGCGACTGTTGAGCGGCGGCTTCCGCGTCCTCGCGGGTGCGTTGCTCGTGTTCCTGTGGATTCCGCTCGGGGTGATGGTCATCCTCTCGTTCATGGAGAACTCGAGCACGTTCTTCCCGTTCCGCGGGGTCACGCTCGACCACTACGCGGCCACGTTCGCGGACGAGGCACTGATGAGTTCGCTGTTCACGAGCGTCCAGGTCGCGACGTTCTCGGCGGTCATCGCGACCGTCCTCGGCGTGCTCGCGAGCTTCGGTCTCGCCCGGTACGACTTCCCGTACAAGGAGATGTACCGGACGCTGGGCATCCTGCCGATGGTCATCCCGGGGGTCGTCCTGGGCATCGCGTTGCTCATCTACTTCCAGACGCTGCTGGGCATCTCGCCAGGGTTCCTGACGCTCGTGTTGACCCACTCGGTGTACGGCTTCCCGTTCGTCCTGCTCATCGTGACGGCACGGATGTATACCTTCGACGAGTCCCTCGAGGAGGCGGCCCGTGACCTCGGGGCGGACCCCCTGACGGTGTTCAGGGACGTGACGTTCCCGGTCATCGCACCGGCTATCGGTGCCGGGTTCCTGTTCGCGTGGATCCGGTCGTTCGAGGACTTCATCCGCGCACATTTCGTCAAGGGCGTGATGGACGTCCTGACGACGACCATGTTCGGGATGATAAAGTTCGGCGCGGCTCCGAAGATGAACGCCATCTCGTCGTTCATCGTCCTCATCATCGGCGTCGTCCTCGCGGTCGCGATGAACCTGGGGAACGTCACCGAGTACGTCGCCGGGACCGAGGGCGAGTAG
- a CDS encoding ABC transporter ATP-binding protein encodes MSPHDERALIELADVRKEFGSVTAVDGIDLTIRQGEFFSLVGPSGCGKTTTLRMISGFETPTDGNLRLDGMEMRSIPPEDRDTNLVFQHLSLFPHMSVGKNVTYGLQKAGVDEAERKRKASEYLELVDLGGFEERDPGELSGGQQQRVALARALINEPAVLLLDEPLSSLDRKLRKQMQVELRKLHEKTQGAFFYVTHDQEVAMTLSDRMAVMNEGQIEQVGRPEEIYRNPATPFVADFIGDTNLFDAQAEQNGDGTVVSVGGDDGFDFTTDESVEGEVTVSVRPEDISLTTPEDSAFTGDIVERYFQGDQTNYVVEPASPALSNVQVVMQGRQTPVDRGDTAHFELVDDGPVVFE; translated from the coding sequence ATGTCACCGCATGACGAACGTGCGCTCATCGAACTGGCCGACGTGCGAAAGGAGTTCGGGTCGGTCACCGCTGTCGATGGCATCGACCTCACCATCCGACAGGGTGAGTTCTTTTCGCTGGTCGGACCGTCCGGGTGTGGCAAGACGACGACCCTCCGGATGATAAGCGGCTTCGAAACACCGACCGACGGCAACCTCCGGCTCGACGGGATGGAGATGCGGAGCATCCCACCCGAGGACCGCGACACGAACCTCGTGTTCCAGCACCTCTCGCTGTTCCCGCACATGTCCGTCGGAAAGAACGTCACCTACGGCCTGCAGAAGGCCGGCGTCGACGAGGCCGAACGCAAACGAAAGGCCAGCGAGTACCTCGAACTCGTCGACCTCGGCGGCTTCGAGGAACGGGACCCCGGCGAACTCTCCGGCGGCCAGCAACAGCGTGTCGCGCTCGCGCGGGCGTTGATCAACGAACCCGCCGTCCTCTTGCTGGACGAACCGCTGTCCAGCCTGGACCGGAAGCTCCGAAAACAGATGCAGGTCGAACTGCGAAAGCTCCACGAGAAGACCCAGGGCGCGTTCTTCTACGTCACCCACGACCAGGAGGTCGCGATGACCCTCTCCGACCGGATGGCGGTGATGAACGAAGGGCAGATCGAGCAGGTCGGACGACCCGAAGAGATCTATCGCAACCCAGCCACGCCGTTCGTCGCAGACTTCATCGGCGATACGAACCTCTTCGACGCGCAGGCAGAGCAGAACGGTGACGGGACGGTCGTCTCGGTCGGTGGTGACGACGGCTTCGACTTCACCACGGACGAGTCCGTCGAGGGCGAGGTGACGGTCTCGGTCCGGCCGGAGGATATTTCTTTGACCACTCCTGAGGACAGCGCGTTCACAGGTGATATCGTCGAGCGATACTTCCAGGGCGACCAGACCAACTACGTGGTCGAACCGGCCTCGCCTGCCCTCTCGAACGTACAGGTGGTCATGCAAGGCCGTCAGACCCCCGTCGACCGTGGAGACACCGCCCACTTCGAACTCGTCGACGACGGACCGGTGGTGTTCGAGTGA